Part of the Paeniglutamicibacter sulfureus genome, CCAGGCTTTGACCCGGTTGCTGGAGCGGAAGAAGATCGAAGCCCAGGGCTACCGGTCGTGCTTGAACATCCTCGAGCTGGGGAAAGGCAACAACCGCAGCCTGTTGGAACAGGCCTGCCACGACCTCTGCGTGCACGACGCGAGGAACCCGATCAGCTATACCGCGGTCAAGCATCGCATCGCCGTCCTGCGTGCGGACCATGCCGGGCGTCCTGCAACTCTCGCTCCTGGCCCGGGGCCGTCCGCTGCGACGGGGAGAACGGTGGGCGTCCGGGATACCAGCCGTGCCCACCTGGACGGGATCTCGCAGTTCAGTCTCGAGGCGCTGACCAACGCAAGCCTGACCGAGCCGACGACGGGGGAAGGCCGTGCTTGACCACCACCTGACGGAAGATGACATGGGGCTGTTTACCAGGTTGCGGATGACCGCGTTCGGCCAGGCTGTCATCGACATGGCCAACGATCCGGCCTATGACGAATGGACGTTCTCCCGCAAGGTCCGTCACGCCTTGGACCAGGAGACCACGGCCCGGGCCCAGCGTCGGGTGGTGAAACTGCTCAAGGAGTCGAAAACGCCCAACCCGGCCGCTTGCATTGAAGAGATCCACTATCTGCCCGATAGGACGCTGAACCGGGAGGTCGTGGCACGGCTCGCGTCGTGCCAGTGGATTGAGCAGACGACGAATCTGGTGATCCTCGGGAAATCAAGTGTCGGCAAATCGTATTTGGCCCAGGCCTTGGTCAACGCGGCTTGCCGGCACGACCACACGGCACGCTACTTCCGGCTTGATGACCTGGCCAATAAGCTCGCGGTCTATCATCGGGCGGACTCCGAACGGCTGAAGTTCCTCGGAGACCTGCACGACTGCGATGTCCTGGTCCTGGATGATTTCCTGACCACGCCGATCAGCCCGGAGACTGCGAGCGAACTGCTCAATATCCTCGCAGGACGTGAACACCGGGGCGCCACGGTGGTGACGTCGCAGTTCGATCCCGAGGACTGGTACAAGTCGCTGCACGATGCGGTGATCGCCGAGTCAATCCTTAACCGCATTGTTTCCAGCAGTGAACTGATCCAGCTTGACGGGCCGAATATGCGCCGGCGCGCCCACGCCGATCAAGGAGCTGAGCCTGCAAGCTAAAGCGGTGGGGTGCTGGTGCGAGGGTTCGGGCACTACCGGGTCCTCGCACCAGTGCTACCGGTTCGTTCCACAGGCGTTACCGAAAGCTCCGTCCATACAACAGTAGTAATGCAACGTTGTGGCGGCTGAATGGGAGGATTGTCTAATGCTCTATCCTGTGCCAGACGTAATCGTAAACAACATTTCTAACTCATCAGCCCCGTGGTGGGGAGTCGCCCTAATTGCCGGTCTTGCTACGCTCGTAGGCGCATTCATGTCCTACCTATCAACACAGGCAAGTGACCAACGTAGGGCAAAGCGTGAGGATCAACATCGCTGGGCCACGGAGATTGGTACCCATTGCGTGGATTTCTTTCGAGCAGCAGACAAATCTGAAGCCATTCTGAGGAAGCTGAACATCATGCCGGGTGACTTCGACATCCAGTTCAGAGACAAAGATGGCCAAAAAATTCGTCTTACCCGTACGCAAGCGGACGCGACGATCAAAGACGAGTTGAGTCAACTAGGCGAAATTACCGACTACTTGTCGCTTATCGCACCGGATGAACTAGTTGGTGCCATCCGGTCTCACCACAAAAAGCTACTGAGCGCGAAAATTCGAATGAGTAGCGATCCCAGCCAGGCATTAAAGGATCTTCGCTTCACACGTGGCGAAGCGGTTAACGCAATCAGAACAAAACTCGGTGTAGCGCCGTCTAAGTTGGTAGCGAAGAAGCCACGCAAAATTCTTTGGTTCCCGGTTGGATGAATAACAGCCCAACGCCCATACATCACCAAAGGTTGATATTTTGATGATCGTTCCTACCATCTACACATCTCTGGCCTCAGCAGCTGCGGAAACTACCGCCACTGCTCCCTGGTGGGGCGTACCCATAATTGCAGGGGGCTTCCTGCTGATTGGTGCCAGCTTGGCATTTCTATCTACGCTTGCCAGCGACAAACGCAAGGCAAAACGAGACAAAGACGAACGCATCATGATCGATACCCGAACAGTCGGCTTGGAATATCTCGACGCTGCAACCGAACTCGCTAATGTAATTAGGACTCAGCAAGATCCAAGTAGGGCGCTAAAGCGAGATGAATATCTAAAGGCAATGCAAGCAAGTCTCATTAGAGTGAATGAAAAATGGCGCAAGTTCGAGCTGTTCGCGGATGAGAAGGCTCTTGAAACTGGAGGGAGGCTCGACGCTGCGTGTGTGCTGCTGTCAATTTCTGCATTTGGGAGCGAGATCCCACACGATCAGCTTCAAGACCTTGAGACTGCCAGGTACGCCTTCATTAACACACTTCGAAAGGCCAGCGGAGTTGGCGAGATCGCCTATGTATTCCCAGATGCCGCTACTAAGGAACGTCTTGAAGAGGGCATTACGGAAATAAAGAATGATTTCGGTGCAGATTTAGAAAAGAACTACGGTACACCTCGTGAAAAATAATGAGAGCGCCCGTCATAGGCGCTCTCATGAGCTGTGTTGCGTTCCAGCTCCCACTTTGATGAAGTAGCTGTTTTGTTTGTTGGAGTCGCTTTAGCGGCCTCCTGAGCGTCTTTGGCGATCTTGGCGGCATCCGCTTTCGCTTCAGCAACGATTCGATCAGCTTCTGCTGCTGCTTCAGATGCAACCGTCTTAGCCTTTTCGTCAGCCTCAGCCGCGGCCGTCTCAGCGATTTCCTTGTCCTTAGCCTGGGCAGCTTCTGTAGAGGCAACGATCAAAGCAGTTGCCTGATCTAGAGACACCCGCCTTGCCTCATGTCAATATGCTCGCGAAATAATCCCGCATGCCTCAACTAATTTGCTCGCCAAATAGGGCATCCCCGGACTGCGCGCGCATCTTGGCCCGGTTGATGAGATGGTTCTGGATGGCATTGATGCGGCGAGTGATGGCCGCCGGATTCAGGTCCCCGTGGATGCCCGCCAGGGCCTTGGCATGTTCCGGGTCCATGGCCTCCAGATCCATGATGCGCTGGTACGCGGTCCGCGGCCGGTCATAAGTCCGCTTCCTGCGACCCGAACGTGCGGTGCCGTAGCCGTTGGCCTTGACCATCGGCAGCAGGTGGTTCTTGCGCTGGTTCACCAGCGCCCAGAGCTCATTGAGCAGGGCCATCTCCTCCGGACCCTCGTAGCGGAACCTGAAGGCATGGCGACGGACCCAATCCCGATTTCGCTGCTCGACATGCGCATTGTCGTTATGCTTATACGCCCGCGCCCTAGTCAGATCAATGTTTCGTTCCTGCGCCCACTCGATGAGCTGGGTGTTGATGAATTCACCGCCATTGTCGAAATCCAGGGCCCGCATCGGGTAGGGCAGGGACCGGACCAGCAGGTCGACCCCGGCCACGACATGGCTGTGCGCACGGTTTTTCACACACGTGTTCACGGTCCACCCGGTGAACACATCTGTCAGGGTGATCGAATACAGGAACTCGCCCTTGAGGCTGTGTCCGCAGTGGGCGACGGTGTCGATCTCGAAGAACCCCGGTTCCTGCTCCATGGGCGTGCCCGACCACCGCACCGGGATCTCCGAACGCAGCATCGCCCCGGGCTTGGTCGAGGACAGTGCCGAGGGGTATCGAGCGGCGCGCAACGGCTTCAGATACCGATCCATCGTGGAGGCCGACATGGATAGCAGCTCGTCCCTGACCTCGTCGGTCAGCAGTCCCGCCACTGTCCCGAGTTCGTCGAAGCGTTCCAAACGCTCGAGCTCGTCGGCCATGATCGGAGCCAAGTATTTCCCGCAGGGCTCTCCGGAAAGCGTCCAGATTCGTTCCAGGAGCTTGAGGGCCGCCGGCCCGTACTTGCGGGGCCTGCGCCGCGGCAGGGGCTTCGGAATCCCGCGTG contains:
- a CDS encoding integrase catalytic domain-containing protein; amino-acid sequence: MHTRRELVSGFAAEYAKGTKGQKGVMLDYLCASTGWSRANARRRLATELRKPARGIPKPLPRRRPRKYGPAALKLLERIWTLSGEPCGKYLAPIMADELERLERFDELGTVAGLLTDEVRDELLSMSASTMDRYLKPLRAARYPSALSSTKPGAMLRSEIPVRWSGTPMEQEPGFFEIDTVAHCGHSLKGEFLYSITLTDVFTGWTVNTCVKNRAHSHVVAGVDLLVRSLPYPMRALDFDNGGEFINTQLIEWAQERNIDLTRARAYKHNDNAHVEQRNRDWVRRHAFRFRYEGPEEMALLNELWALVNQRKNHLLPMVKANGYGTARSGRRKRTYDRPRTAYQRIMDLEAMDPEHAKALAGIHGDLNPAAITRRINAIQNHLINRAKMRAQSGDALFGEQIS
- a CDS encoding ATP-binding protein; the encoded protein is MGLFTRLRMTAFGQAVIDMANDPAYDEWTFSRKVRHALDQETTARAQRRVVKLLKESKTPNPAACIEEIHYLPDRTLNREVVARLASCQWIEQTTNLVILGKSSVGKSYLAQALVNAACRHDHTARYFRLDDLANKLAVYHRADSERLKFLGDLHDCDVLVLDDFLTTPISPETASELLNILAGREHRGATVVTSQFDPEDWYKSLHDAVIAESILNRIVSSSELIQLDGPNMRRRAHADQGAEPAS